In Myxococcales bacterium, the DNA window ATGTTTCCCTGCCGCCCAAGACAGAGAGAGAGGTGCCCCCACCCGCCACGGGGAAGAAAGCCTGTGAAGCCCGCGGCTCCCGTGGTTTCCCGCGGCGCGGCGTTTTGCCCGCGATTTTGCTTTCTTCCCCGTGTCGACCTCCCCCAAATCGCGTGCTCGGGCTTCGCCCTCCGCGCGCTCAGGGGGAGGTAGAGACCTCGCGGCACGACGCGCGACCCTCGACAAGCACGTGGAGCCCACGGACCTTGTCACCCGCGTATTCGGCCCTCTCTCGCGTAGCACTCGTTGACAGTGCACCATTCCGTCCTCCGTCGCAACGTTTACGTCGCTTTACTGCTCTCTCGGCACTCTCGGCCTCCACCATAGGCCTGGCACCTTCGCCGCGGCGAATGCCGCCCTCGCGAGCTCGCGCACGCCTCGCGCCAGCTCTCCCTCGCCTCTCTCTTCACCTGCGTCGCTGGCACGGGGCCTGCGCGTTTCCTCGCGTTGCCGGCATTCCCCACGGCTCGGAGGTCCCTATGCGCTCTCGTTTTCTCGGCTCTCCTCTGTCCCCTCGTCTCACCCTTCACGCTCGCGCCATGCGCTCTTCACCCACTCCCTCCGAGCGCATCCTTTGGCTCCACCTACGCCATTCCGCCCTCGGCGTACGCTTTCGCAGGCAGGTCCCCCTCGACCGCTTCATCGTCGACTTCTTTGCCCCCTCCCGCTCCCTCGCCATCGAGGTCGACGGCGCTTCCCACCCCGCTCATTCCGCCTACGACGCCGCTCGTGATGCACGTCTCGCCTCCCTCGGCGTACGCACTCTCCGCTTCAAGGCTTGGCACGTCGAGCGCGACACGGCCTCGGTGATTCGCGCTATCCGCGCGGCCCTTTGACGGGCCATCGAGGGCTCGCGTGGTTTCGCGAGCCCTCCATGCCGAGACTATTCCTTTGACACTTTCACTACGGCCTTCGACGCCCCCTCAGCCCCTGGTGTCCCATTCGCTCCAGCAGAGCTATTAGGCATTCCGGCAGTGTACCCGGCACCGCCGCCACCACCAGCCCCCGTCTCTCCCTTGGAGCCGACCGAGATTCCGCTTCGGCTGTCAGCGCTGTCAACTGCCTGACCATCCACCCTCGGCGCATTTCCCGAATATGCGATACCGAAGCTTGAGCCACCTGCTCCGCCACCGCCACCGCCACCGCCGGCGCCAGGGCCCCCGGCTGCGCCTGAGCATGCTCCCACCGTGCCGCCGCCGCCGCCGCCGCCGCCTGCTTGACCCGTGCCACCCATCTTTCCGGCGCCACCTTTGCCGCTCTTGAGTTCAACAGAATCGATCGCGATTGCGGCATCAAATGCAAGGATTGCTATCGAAGCGCCGCCGCCTCCACCGCCCGCGGCACCAGCCCCACCGCAGCCGCCGCAGCCGCCTCCGCCTCCACCGGCCGAAGTCACGTTGAAATAGCTCCCCCCGCCTCCACCGCCGCCCTGTCCGGGGTTGCCGCTTTCGCCCGATGAGCCATCCCTTGTCTTCCAGCCCATCGCGGTAACGGCGCCGACGTCCTTCGCTCCAGCCCCACCTTGGCGGGCTACCCCAGGAGCGCCGACTCGACCGTTTCTGCAACTGTCTCCGAGCGCAGCTTCGCCCGCGCCACCCTCTCCGGTAAATATCCCGACGGGCGTCGTTGTTGGCGTGGAGAGTCCGTTTCCGCCCTTCGCACCTGCGGGTGCACCGAGGTTCTTGCCGCCATCACCTCCTGACCCGCCCGTGCTCTCACCATGAAGCGAGCACGTGCACTTCTTGTCGATGCCGCCCGTTGCACCACTAGCCGGCGCTCCAGTCGGCTCTTTATCAAGCCGATTGTCACCAGTCGCTTTCGCGTCGGCGCCATCCGCGCCGTCCCCTGCCTCCACGCGCCCGCGCTGGATCTCCAGTGCCGTTCCCGCTTTTGCAAAAATTCCGATGCTTGAGGCCCCGGGTTCCGTTGCACTCTTCGCGATAACTTCCACATCGAAGAGCTTCAGCGTCCCGCTCCCGACCGTGAGCCCCGTCGACGCCGCGGGCGCGATCTTCGCCTTCGCGCCGGCCTTGTCGAACGCGCACGTCACTCCACCGTAGAGCGCAGCGCTCCGCGATATCGTCAGTGCTTCGTCGTAAGTGCCTTCGCACACGACGATCCGGTCCTTTTCGCCTGCAAGAGCCTTCCCAATCGTCTTGTACGGCAGCGC includes these proteins:
- a CDS encoding DUF1565 domain-containing protein → MLKKTTIVTGIVGLGLLALPGCPRWVDVCEEGPCGSDGAVSGDGSVDASADTGKDADPIPTGCDTPTEPAKNPEKCLVDGFGAFVSPNGNDANPGTKALPYKTIGKALAGEKDRIVVCEGTYDEALTISRSAALYGGVTCAFDKAGAKAKIAPAASTGLTVGSGTLKLFDVEVIAKSATEPGASSIGIFAKAGTALEIQRGRVEAGDGADGADAKATGDNRLDKEPTGAPASGATGGIDKKCTCSLHGESTGGSGGDGGKNLGAPAGAKGGNGLSTPTTTPVGIFTGEGGAGEAALGDSCRNGRVGAPGVARQGGAGAKDVGAVTAMGWKTRDGSSGESGNPGQGGGGGGGSYFNVTSAGGGGGGCGGCGGAGAAGGGGGGASIAILAFDAAIAIDSVELKSGKGGAGKMGGTGQAGGGGGGGGTVGACSGAAGGPGAGGGGGGGGAGGSSFGIAYSGNAPRVDGQAVDSADSRSGISVGSKGETGAGGGGGAGYTAGMPNSSAGANGTPGAEGASKAVVKVSKE
- a CDS encoding DUF559 domain-containing protein, whose amino-acid sequence is MRSSPTPSERILWLHLRHSALGVRFRRQVPLDRFIVDFFAPSRSLAIEVDGASHPAHSAYDAARDARLASLGVRTLRFKAWHVERDTASVIRAIRAAL